In Canis lupus baileyi chromosome X, mCanLup2.hap1, whole genome shotgun sequence, one DNA window encodes the following:
- the LOC140627304 gene encoding nuclear RNA export factor 2-like isoform X9 produces MQTFKNNDDGSSSQGRKKVWSSFRGNFGKRDPHYEHGGYEPQPSHLQEDDETVSMGNVQEDPQVRHTPYSTRCNKRRVKRHNEGHIHITVWKGRKTLKKEVGENTQDGTSGSWFKITIPYGRKYDKAWLMNSIQSHCSVPFIPVDFHYVKNQARFFVQDVGTASALKDISYRICDDENRKISIFVNPSTVPYSVRYKLEPEEMEQLKLTMNKRYDVSQQALDLQSLRFDPDLVGHDIDIILNRRNCMAATLQIIEENFPELLSLNLSNNKLYGLDGLSDIIEMAPTIKVLNLSKNEFPPHISQLNLVWELSKMKGLKLEELWLEGNPLCDTFPDQPTYISAIRDCFPKLLRLHPGPPLWSPLLTSSLLQDGQELPPPVIIDADTPCLIKPCKESYKGSETLKSLVLQFLQQYYLIYDSGDRQGLLGAYHDEACFSLAISFNPEDPAPSSLCEYSKESRNMKKLKDLSQCVQLLKHTNCDIVCSLCVLPKTQHDLSSLVVDMWFQTEKMLCFSVNGVFKEA; encoded by the exons ATGCAAACCTTCA AAAACAATGATGATGGTAGTTCATCTCAAGGAAGAAAGAAGGTTTGGAGTTCTTTCCGAGGTAATTTTGGCAAGAGGGACCCTCATTATGAACATGGTGGATATGAGCCGCAACCTTCACACCTCCAGGAGGATGATGAAACTGTGTCAATGGGGAATGTCCAGGAGGACCCCCAAGTAAGACA CACTCCCTATAGCACCCGATGCAACAAGAGGAGAGTGAAACGGCATAATGAAGGCCATATCCATATTACTGTGTGGAAAGGTAGAAAAACTCTGAAGAAAGAAGTGGGGGAGAACACACAAGATGGAACCTCAGGGAGCTGGTTCAAGATCACT ATTCCCTATGGGAGAAAGTACGACAAGGCATGGCTAATGAATTCAATCCAGAGTCACTGCAGTGTCCCCTTCATTCCAGTGGAT TTTCACTATGTGAAAAACCAAGCTCGATTCTTTGTCCAGGATGTTGGCACTGCCTCTGCATTGAAGGATATCAGCTACAGGATTTGTGACGATGAGAACCGAAAG ATATCTATCTTTGTCAATCCCTCTACCGTACCCTACTCTGTGAGGTACAAGTTGGAGCCAGAAGAAATGGAGCAGCTAAAG CTGACCATGAACAAACGCTATGATGTCTCCCAGCAAGCTCTTGATCTCCAGAGTCTCCGTTTTGACCCAG ACTTGGTGGGCCATGATATAGATATAATCCTGAACCGAAGAAACTGCATGGCTGCCACCCTGCAGATCATTGAAGAGAATTTCCCTGAG CTGTTGTCCTTGAACTTGAGCAACAACAAACTGTATGGGCTGGATGGCCTGTCTGACATTATAGAGATGGCCCCCACAATCAAGGTCTTGAACCTCTCCAAAAATGAG TTTCCTCCCCATATTTCTCAGCTGAACTTGGTGTGGGAGTTAAGCAAGATGAAAGGGCTGAAGCTTGAAGAGCTTTGGCTAGAAGGGAACCCCTTGTGTGACACCTTTCCAGACCAGCCCACCTACATAAG TGCCATCAGGGATTGTTTTCCCAAGCTGTTACGCCTG CATCCAGGACCACCTCTGTGGTCTCCACTACTGACTTCTTCCCTTCTCCAGGATGGCCAGGAGTTACCACCACCAGTTATCATTGATGCTGACACACCCTGCTTGATAAAGCCCTGCAAG GAAAGTTACAAAGGATCTGAGACACTGAAGAGTCTAGTCTTGCAATTCCTGCAGCA GTACTACTTGATCTACGACTCTGGAGACCGTCAGGGTCTCCTCGGTGCCTACCAtgatgaggcctgcttctccctggccaTTTCTTTCAACCCTGAGGACCCAGCCCC AAGCAGCTTGTGTGAGTACTCCAAGGAAAGCAGGAATATGAAGAAGCTCAAGGACCTCT CCCAGTGTGTTCAGCTGCTGAAGCATACAAACTGTGACATCGTGTGCTCCCTCTGTGTGCTGCCCAAAACGCAGCACGACCTCAGCTCCCTCGTGGTGGACATGTGGTTCCAGACG GAGAAGATGCTCTGCTTCTCTGTCAATGGGGTGTTCAAGGAAG CATGA
- the LOC140627304 gene encoding nuclear RNA export factor 2-like isoform X5 produces the protein MQTFKNNDDGSSSQGRKKVWSSFRGNFGKRDPHYEHGGYEPQPSHLQEDDETVSMGNVQEDPQVRHTPYSTRCNKRRVKRHNEGHIHITVWKGRKTLKKEVGENTQDGTSGSWFKITIPYGRKYDKAWLMNSIQSHCSVPFIPVDFHYVKNQARFFVQDVGTASALKDISYRICDDENRKISIFVNPSTVPYSVRYKLEPEEMEQLKLTMNKRYDVSQQALDLQSLRFDPDLVGHDIDIILNRRNCMAATLQIIEENFPELLSLNLSNNKLYGLDGLSDIIEMAPTIKVLNLSKNELNLVWELSKMKGLKLEELWLEGNPLCDTFPDQPTYISAIRDCFPKLLRLDGQELPPPVIIDADTPCLIKPCKESYKGSETLKSLVLQFLQQYYLIYDSGDRQGLLGAYHDEACFSLAISFNPEDPAPSSLCEYSKESRNMKKLKDLSQCVQLLKHTNCDIVCSLCVLPKTQHDLSSLVVDMWFQTEKMLCFSVNGVFKEVEGKFQGSVRAFTRTFIVTPASNSSIVESQQVDPRSSLVWWLEDWVLFLTIALTSLCIVNDELFVRDATPGETQSAFSNQETFSSMPTLSQEQQEMVHAFSTQSGMKLEWSQK, from the exons ATGCAAACCTTCA AAAACAATGATGATGGTAGTTCATCTCAAGGAAGAAAGAAGGTTTGGAGTTCTTTCCGAGGTAATTTTGGCAAGAGGGACCCTCATTATGAACATGGTGGATATGAGCCGCAACCTTCACACCTCCAGGAGGATGATGAAACTGTGTCAATGGGGAATGTCCAGGAGGACCCCCAAGTAAGACA CACTCCCTATAGCACCCGATGCAACAAGAGGAGAGTGAAACGGCATAATGAAGGCCATATCCATATTACTGTGTGGAAAGGTAGAAAAACTCTGAAGAAAGAAGTGGGGGAGAACACACAAGATGGAACCTCAGGGAGCTGGTTCAAGATCACT ATTCCCTATGGGAGAAAGTACGACAAGGCATGGCTAATGAATTCAATCCAGAGTCACTGCAGTGTCCCCTTCATTCCAGTGGAT TTTCACTATGTGAAAAACCAAGCTCGATTCTTTGTCCAGGATGTTGGCACTGCCTCTGCATTGAAGGATATCAGCTACAGGATTTGTGACGATGAGAACCGAAAG ATATCTATCTTTGTCAATCCCTCTACCGTACCCTACTCTGTGAGGTACAAGTTGGAGCCAGAAGAAATGGAGCAGCTAAAG CTGACCATGAACAAACGCTATGATGTCTCCCAGCAAGCTCTTGATCTCCAGAGTCTCCGTTTTGACCCAG ACTTGGTGGGCCATGATATAGATATAATCCTGAACCGAAGAAACTGCATGGCTGCCACCCTGCAGATCATTGAAGAGAATTTCCCTGAG CTGTTGTCCTTGAACTTGAGCAACAACAAACTGTATGGGCTGGATGGCCTGTCTGACATTATAGAGATGGCCCCCACAATCAAGGTCTTGAACCTCTCCAAAAATGAG CTGAACTTGGTGTGGGAGTTAAGCAAGATGAAAGGGCTGAAGCTTGAAGAGCTTTGGCTAGAAGGGAACCCCTTGTGTGACACCTTTCCAGACCAGCCCACCTACATAAG TGCCATCAGGGATTGTTTTCCCAAGCTGTTACGCCTG GATGGCCAGGAGTTACCACCACCAGTTATCATTGATGCTGACACACCCTGCTTGATAAAGCCCTGCAAG GAAAGTTACAAAGGATCTGAGACACTGAAGAGTCTAGTCTTGCAATTCCTGCAGCA GTACTACTTGATCTACGACTCTGGAGACCGTCAGGGTCTCCTCGGTGCCTACCAtgatgaggcctgcttctccctggccaTTTCTTTCAACCCTGAGGACCCAGCCCC AAGCAGCTTGTGTGAGTACTCCAAGGAAAGCAGGAATATGAAGAAGCTCAAGGACCTCT CCCAGTGTGTTCAGCTGCTGAAGCATACAAACTGTGACATCGTGTGCTCCCTCTGTGTGCTGCCCAAAACGCAGCACGACCTCAGCTCCCTCGTGGTGGACATGTGGTTCCAGACG GAGAAGATGCTCTGCTTCTCTGTCAATGGGGTGTTCAAGGAAG TGGAAGGAAAGTTTCAGGGTTCTGTTCGTGCCTTCACCCGGACCTTCATCGTTACCCCTGCCAGCAATTCCAG TATTGTGGAAAGCCAACAGGTAGATCCAAGGAGCAGTCTAGTCTGGTGGTTAGAGGACTGGGTTCTCTTCTTGACCATAGCACTCACTAG TCTATGCATTGTGAATGATGAGCTGTTCGTGAGAGATGCCACCCCTGGTGAGACTCAGAGTGCATTCTCCAACCAAGAGACCTTCAGCTCCATGCCTACCCTCTCCCAGGAGCAGCAGGAAATGGTCCATGCTTTCTCCACTCAGTCTGGGATGAAACTTGAGTGGTCTCAGAAGTAA
- the LOC140627304 gene encoding nuclear RNA export factor 2-like isoform X6, producing MQTFKNNDDGSSSQGRKKVWSSFRGNFGKRDPHYEHGGYEPQPSHLQEDDETVSMGNVQEDPQVRHTPYSTRCNKRRVKRHNEGHIHITVWKGRKTLKKEVGENTQDGTSGSWFKITIPYGRKYDKAWLMNSIQSHCSVPFIPVDFHYVKNQARFFVQDVGTASALKDISYRICDDENRKISIFVNPSTVPYSVRYKLEPEEMEQLKLTMNKRYDVSQQALDLQSLRFDPDLVGHDIDIILNRRNCMAATLQIIEENFPELLSLNLSNNKLYGLDGLSDIIEMAPTIKVLNLSKNEFPPHISQLNLVWELSKMKGLKLEELWLEGNPLCDTFPDQPTYISAIRDCFPKLLRLHPGPPLWSPLLTSSLLQDGQELPPPVIIDADTPCLIKPCKESYKGSETLKSLVLQFLQQYYLIYDSGDRQGLLGAYHDEACFSLAISFNPEDPAPSSLCEYSKESRNMKKLKDLSQCVQLLKHTNCDIVCSLCVLPKTQHDLSSLVVDMWFQTEKMLCFSVNGVFKEVEGKFQGSVRAFTRTFIVTPASNSSLCIVNDELFVRDATPGETQSAFSNQETFSSMPTLSQEQQEMVHAFSTQSGMKLEWSQK from the exons ATGCAAACCTTCA AAAACAATGATGATGGTAGTTCATCTCAAGGAAGAAAGAAGGTTTGGAGTTCTTTCCGAGGTAATTTTGGCAAGAGGGACCCTCATTATGAACATGGTGGATATGAGCCGCAACCTTCACACCTCCAGGAGGATGATGAAACTGTGTCAATGGGGAATGTCCAGGAGGACCCCCAAGTAAGACA CACTCCCTATAGCACCCGATGCAACAAGAGGAGAGTGAAACGGCATAATGAAGGCCATATCCATATTACTGTGTGGAAAGGTAGAAAAACTCTGAAGAAAGAAGTGGGGGAGAACACACAAGATGGAACCTCAGGGAGCTGGTTCAAGATCACT ATTCCCTATGGGAGAAAGTACGACAAGGCATGGCTAATGAATTCAATCCAGAGTCACTGCAGTGTCCCCTTCATTCCAGTGGAT TTTCACTATGTGAAAAACCAAGCTCGATTCTTTGTCCAGGATGTTGGCACTGCCTCTGCATTGAAGGATATCAGCTACAGGATTTGTGACGATGAGAACCGAAAG ATATCTATCTTTGTCAATCCCTCTACCGTACCCTACTCTGTGAGGTACAAGTTGGAGCCAGAAGAAATGGAGCAGCTAAAG CTGACCATGAACAAACGCTATGATGTCTCCCAGCAAGCTCTTGATCTCCAGAGTCTCCGTTTTGACCCAG ACTTGGTGGGCCATGATATAGATATAATCCTGAACCGAAGAAACTGCATGGCTGCCACCCTGCAGATCATTGAAGAGAATTTCCCTGAG CTGTTGTCCTTGAACTTGAGCAACAACAAACTGTATGGGCTGGATGGCCTGTCTGACATTATAGAGATGGCCCCCACAATCAAGGTCTTGAACCTCTCCAAAAATGAG TTTCCTCCCCATATTTCTCAGCTGAACTTGGTGTGGGAGTTAAGCAAGATGAAAGGGCTGAAGCTTGAAGAGCTTTGGCTAGAAGGGAACCCCTTGTGTGACACCTTTCCAGACCAGCCCACCTACATAAG TGCCATCAGGGATTGTTTTCCCAAGCTGTTACGCCTG CATCCAGGACCACCTCTGTGGTCTCCACTACTGACTTCTTCCCTTCTCCAGGATGGCCAGGAGTTACCACCACCAGTTATCATTGATGCTGACACACCCTGCTTGATAAAGCCCTGCAAG GAAAGTTACAAAGGATCTGAGACACTGAAGAGTCTAGTCTTGCAATTCCTGCAGCA GTACTACTTGATCTACGACTCTGGAGACCGTCAGGGTCTCCTCGGTGCCTACCAtgatgaggcctgcttctccctggccaTTTCTTTCAACCCTGAGGACCCAGCCCC AAGCAGCTTGTGTGAGTACTCCAAGGAAAGCAGGAATATGAAGAAGCTCAAGGACCTCT CCCAGTGTGTTCAGCTGCTGAAGCATACAAACTGTGACATCGTGTGCTCCCTCTGTGTGCTGCCCAAAACGCAGCACGACCTCAGCTCCCTCGTGGTGGACATGTGGTTCCAGACG GAGAAGATGCTCTGCTTCTCTGTCAATGGGGTGTTCAAGGAAG TGGAAGGAAAGTTTCAGGGTTCTGTTCGTGCCTTCACCCGGACCTTCATCGTTACCCCTGCCAGCAATTCCAG TCTATGCATTGTGAATGATGAGCTGTTCGTGAGAGATGCCACCCCTGGTGAGACTCAGAGTGCATTCTCCAACCAAGAGACCTTCAGCTCCATGCCTACCCTCTCCCAGGAGCAGCAGGAAATGGTCCATGCTTTCTCCACTCAGTCTGGGATGAAACTTGAGTGGTCTCAGAAGTAA
- the LOC140627304 gene encoding nuclear RNA export factor 2-like isoform X7, which yields MQTFKNNDDGSSSQGRKKVWSSFRGNFGKRDPHYEHGGYEPQPSHLQEDDETVSMGNVQEDPQVRHTPYSTRCNKRRVKRHNEGHIHITVWKGRKTLKKEVGENTQDGTSGSWFKITIPYGRKYDKAWLMNSIQSHCSVPFIPVDFHYVKNQARFFVQDVGTASALKDISYRICDDENRKISIFVNPSTVPYSVRYKLEPEEMEQLKLTMNKRYDVSQQALDLQSLRFDPDLVGHDIDIILNRRNCMAATLQIIEENFPELLSLNLSNNKLYGLDGLSDIIEMAPTIKVLNLSKNEFPPHISQLNLVWELSKMKGLKLEELWLEGNPLCDTFPDQPTYISAIRDCFPKLLRLDGQELPPPVIIDADTPCLIKPCKESYKGSETLKSLVLQFLQQYYLIYDSGDRQGLLGAYHDEACFSLAISFNPEDPAPSSLCEYSKESRNMKKLKDLSQCVQLLKHTNCDIVCSLCVLPKTQHDLSSLVVDMWFQTEKMLCFSVNGVFKEVEGKFQGSVRAFTRTFIVTPASNSSLCIVNDELFVRDATPGETQSAFSNQETFSSMPTLSQEQQEMVHAFSTQSGMKLEWSQK from the exons ATGCAAACCTTCA AAAACAATGATGATGGTAGTTCATCTCAAGGAAGAAAGAAGGTTTGGAGTTCTTTCCGAGGTAATTTTGGCAAGAGGGACCCTCATTATGAACATGGTGGATATGAGCCGCAACCTTCACACCTCCAGGAGGATGATGAAACTGTGTCAATGGGGAATGTCCAGGAGGACCCCCAAGTAAGACA CACTCCCTATAGCACCCGATGCAACAAGAGGAGAGTGAAACGGCATAATGAAGGCCATATCCATATTACTGTGTGGAAAGGTAGAAAAACTCTGAAGAAAGAAGTGGGGGAGAACACACAAGATGGAACCTCAGGGAGCTGGTTCAAGATCACT ATTCCCTATGGGAGAAAGTACGACAAGGCATGGCTAATGAATTCAATCCAGAGTCACTGCAGTGTCCCCTTCATTCCAGTGGAT TTTCACTATGTGAAAAACCAAGCTCGATTCTTTGTCCAGGATGTTGGCACTGCCTCTGCATTGAAGGATATCAGCTACAGGATTTGTGACGATGAGAACCGAAAG ATATCTATCTTTGTCAATCCCTCTACCGTACCCTACTCTGTGAGGTACAAGTTGGAGCCAGAAGAAATGGAGCAGCTAAAG CTGACCATGAACAAACGCTATGATGTCTCCCAGCAAGCTCTTGATCTCCAGAGTCTCCGTTTTGACCCAG ACTTGGTGGGCCATGATATAGATATAATCCTGAACCGAAGAAACTGCATGGCTGCCACCCTGCAGATCATTGAAGAGAATTTCCCTGAG CTGTTGTCCTTGAACTTGAGCAACAACAAACTGTATGGGCTGGATGGCCTGTCTGACATTATAGAGATGGCCCCCACAATCAAGGTCTTGAACCTCTCCAAAAATGAG TTTCCTCCCCATATTTCTCAGCTGAACTTGGTGTGGGAGTTAAGCAAGATGAAAGGGCTGAAGCTTGAAGAGCTTTGGCTAGAAGGGAACCCCTTGTGTGACACCTTTCCAGACCAGCCCACCTACATAAG TGCCATCAGGGATTGTTTTCCCAAGCTGTTACGCCTG GATGGCCAGGAGTTACCACCACCAGTTATCATTGATGCTGACACACCCTGCTTGATAAAGCCCTGCAAG GAAAGTTACAAAGGATCTGAGACACTGAAGAGTCTAGTCTTGCAATTCCTGCAGCA GTACTACTTGATCTACGACTCTGGAGACCGTCAGGGTCTCCTCGGTGCCTACCAtgatgaggcctgcttctccctggccaTTTCTTTCAACCCTGAGGACCCAGCCCC AAGCAGCTTGTGTGAGTACTCCAAGGAAAGCAGGAATATGAAGAAGCTCAAGGACCTCT CCCAGTGTGTTCAGCTGCTGAAGCATACAAACTGTGACATCGTGTGCTCCCTCTGTGTGCTGCCCAAAACGCAGCACGACCTCAGCTCCCTCGTGGTGGACATGTGGTTCCAGACG GAGAAGATGCTCTGCTTCTCTGTCAATGGGGTGTTCAAGGAAG TGGAAGGAAAGTTTCAGGGTTCTGTTCGTGCCTTCACCCGGACCTTCATCGTTACCCCTGCCAGCAATTCCAG TCTATGCATTGTGAATGATGAGCTGTTCGTGAGAGATGCCACCCCTGGTGAGACTCAGAGTGCATTCTCCAACCAAGAGACCTTCAGCTCCATGCCTACCCTCTCCCAGGAGCAGCAGGAAATGGTCCATGCTTTCTCCACTCAGTCTGGGATGAAACTTGAGTGGTCTCAGAAGTAA